A genomic stretch from Nocardia wallacei includes:
- a CDS encoding helix-turn-helix transcriptional regulator yields the protein MVRLPLTPAQVEAGRRLGAYLRAARAQRDPAAVALAAGISPETLRKIESGRLPSPAFGTVVGLSRALDIPLQELAEVWQSAALAESA from the coding sequence ATGGTCCGCCTACCCCTCACTCCAGCCCAGGTCGAGGCGGGTCGCCGCCTCGGCGCGTACCTGCGCGCGGCGCGGGCGCAGCGCGACCCGGCCGCGGTGGCCCTCGCGGCGGGCATCTCGCCGGAGACGCTCCGCAAGATCGAATCCGGCCGGTTGCCCAGCCCCGCCTTCGGCACGGTGGTCGGCTTGAGCCGGGCGCTGGACATTCCGCTGCAGGAGCTGGCCGAAGTCTGGCAGTCCGCGGC